From one Dermacentor andersoni chromosome 1, qqDerAnde1_hic_scaffold, whole genome shotgun sequence genomic stretch:
- the LOC126548431 gene encoding antimicrobial peptide microplusin-like, whose translation MKAFLVCAMLATVTTVSFAHHLELCGKDDEQLKSELQCIRGMLSAAAKQSFNNAKQDLGCQDWSCVIRNLCAGGDLEGAMAQYFTPEQITEIHNAATACDPDAE comes from the exons ATGAAGGCTTTCCTGGTCTGCGCCATGCTCGCCACCGTcaccactgtaagctttgctcaCCATCTCGAGCTCTGCG gaaaGGATGATGAGCAGTTGAAGAGTGaacttcaatgtatccgcggcatGCTTTCAGCAGCG GCAAAACAAAGCTTTAACAACGCCAAGCAGGACCTCGGCTGCCAAGACTGGAGCTGTGTCATACGGAATCTGTGCGCAGGAGGCGATTTG GAAGGGGCGATGGCGCAATACTTCACG CCAGAACAAATCACGGAAATTCACAACGCCGCCACTGCATGCGATCCCGACGCGGAGTAG